The following are encoded in a window of Rubellicoccus peritrichatus genomic DNA:
- a CDS encoding DUF3341 domain-containing protein, which yields MADEKKKALYCLLATFSKTPEFFEATGKVRDAGFKKWDTFTPFPVHGLDAQMGVGRSKVPLFTFCGGVFGFCLGMLITWYMNGLDYPLIVGGKPFWSPVYPFPVMYELTILNAAFGTLLGMFVMNMLPRHNHPLFEYKDFLRSSDDTFFIVIETADPKFKREETEAFLKEIGAEEIHAVEA from the coding sequence ATGGCTGACGAAAAGAAGAAAGCACTTTATTGCCTCCTGGCGACGTTTTCGAAGACTCCTGAGTTTTTCGAAGCGACTGGCAAAGTCCGTGATGCTGGTTTCAAAAAATGGGACACATTCACACCATTTCCAGTCCATGGTCTTGATGCTCAAATGGGTGTCGGTCGTTCCAAGGTTCCCCTATTTACTTTTTGTGGCGGCGTGTTCGGCTTCTGCCTCGGTATGCTCATCACATGGTACATGAATGGTCTCGACTATCCGCTGATTGTTGGTGGTAAGCCATTTTGGAGCCCGGTTTATCCGTTCCCAGTGATGTATGAGCTAACCATTCTTAATGCGGCATTCGGCACTCTTCTTGGGATGTTTGTCATGAACATGTTGCCGCGCCACAATCACCCACTTTTTGAATACAAGGACTTCCTGCGTTCCAGTGATGATACTTTTTTTATCGTTATCGAAACTGCAGACCCGAAGTTCAAACGCGAAGAAACCGAAGCTTTCCTGAAGGAGATCGGTGCGGAGGAGATCCACGCCGTCGAAGCCTAA
- a CDS encoding cytochrome c, translating to MRYFIAILIFVIVATVSILGFRQDKFTQTPIWVFPDMDIQARYEPQGKNEFYANQMDDRPIVPGTVQRGYGWEKKQVFSGDYQWDVIDNPSMYSGKKENGDWYEGFPVEVTPALLQSGKEKYDIFCLVCHGDTGDGNGITKKYGMAATPSYHTDVLRSMPEGEIFNTITNGKNLMGAYGMKLNPEERWAVIAYVRALQLAGNATVEDVPQQNRRDLGL from the coding sequence ATGCGCTACTTCATTGCCATATTGATTTTTGTGATCGTCGCGACGGTATCCATTCTTGGATTCCGTCAGGATAAGTTCACGCAGACGCCAATCTGGGTCTTCCCGGATATGGATATTCAGGCACGTTATGAGCCGCAGGGCAAAAACGAGTTTTATGCCAACCAAATGGACGACCGTCCAATCGTGCCTGGCACAGTACAGCGCGGTTACGGCTGGGAGAAAAAGCAAGTCTTCTCTGGCGATTACCAGTGGGATGTCATCGACAACCCGTCAATGTATTCCGGTAAGAAGGAAAACGGTGACTGGTATGAAGGTTTTCCTGTCGAAGTGACTCCAGCATTGTTGCAGTCCGGCAAAGAGAAATACGACATTTTCTGCTTGGTTTGCCATGGTGATACAGGTGACGGCAACGGCATCACCAAGAAGTATGGAATGGCGGCGACGCCTTCTTATCACACCGATGTTCTGCGCTCCATGCCTGAAGGAGAGATTTTCAATACGATTACAAATGGTAAAAACCTGATGGGGGCTTACGGAATGAAACTTAACCCCGAAGAACGCTGGGCTGTTATCGCTTACGTTCGCGCCTTGCAACTCGCCGGTAATGCTACCGTCGAGGATGTGCCACAGCAAAACAGAAGGGATTTGGGACTATGA
- a CDS encoding cbb3-type cytochrome oxidase assembly protein: protein MFEWNAYLLAIFLFGCLFFAGAVGALVWAVKNGQFKNIDGGATVIFDEEEPEGVQQDFFPGEAAKQRAAFAASEKEST, encoded by the coding sequence ATGTTCGAGTGGAATGCCTACCTGTTAGCTATTTTCCTCTTTGGCTGTCTGTTTTTTGCGGGTGCCGTTGGGGCTTTAGTTTGGGCAGTTAAAAACGGGCAGTTCAAGAATATCGACGGTGGTGCCACAGTAATTTTTGACGAAGAAGAGCCCGAAGGGGTTCAACAGGATTTCTTTCCTGGCGAAGCCGCAAAACAGAGAGCGGCTTTTGCTGCCAGCGAGAAAGAATCCACCTAA
- a CDS encoding cbb3-type cytochrome c oxidase subunit II has product MKNLPLLFLGIFFALAFSWMGLILSSEIQIGGLKPTTEFVVNPDTEEQIAGLYFTDENGRPVEGVPAVGEATFPQAIPGDAQQGRLIYIDQGCLYCHSQQVRRKGYGADFERGWGNRQTVARDYVLQPRVLLGTSRTGPDLMAVGDRLPSSEWHYLHLYNPQFTSEGSIMPPYRYLFETREIGDAPSPDALKIPSNFPSEQPPEGYEIVPTERARQLVAYLQSLRLNYELPESRFAE; this is encoded by the coding sequence ATGAAGAATCTTCCACTTCTATTCCTTGGAATCTTTTTCGCCCTCGCTTTCTCATGGATGGGTTTGATCCTCAGTAGTGAGATCCAAATTGGTGGCTTGAAGCCAACTACTGAGTTTGTTGTTAACCCGGATACGGAAGAGCAAATAGCCGGGCTATATTTTACTGATGAGAATGGTCGTCCCGTTGAAGGTGTTCCAGCTGTTGGTGAAGCAACTTTCCCTCAGGCTATACCGGGCGATGCTCAGCAGGGACGCTTAATCTACATTGACCAAGGCTGTCTTTACTGCCATTCGCAGCAGGTACGACGAAAGGGGTATGGTGCAGACTTCGAGCGAGGCTGGGGTAATCGTCAAACCGTAGCTCGAGATTATGTGCTGCAACCCAGAGTGCTCCTGGGAACGAGTCGGACTGGTCCGGATTTGATGGCAGTGGGAGATCGCCTTCCAAGTTCTGAATGGCATTATCTCCATCTTTATAATCCACAATTTACTTCGGAAGGTTCGATTATGCCGCCTTACCGATATCTTTTCGAAACACGTGAGATCGGTGATGCACCATCACCTGATGCTTTGAAGATACCGTCTAATTTTCCTTCTGAGCAACCACCTGAAGGTTATGAGATTGTTCCAACTGAGCGTGCGCGCCAGCTTGTTGCTTATTTGCAAAGTCTCAGATTGAACTACGAATTACCAGAATCCCGTTTCGCTGAATAA
- a CDS encoding cytochrome c has translation MSNEDHRRSNAEDMPNSGPFSEKDTAAYGDDTIHRIHQQLAREKEEPTEGFSPVPIFLLFLFGGLVFWAGIYLANGSGNFLPGAFTPDFKVGDTNKTAVAFDPLKRGERLYKNNCAACHQANGQGVAGAFPPLANSAWVTGDESRFTKILLRGLQGPIVVNGEEYNGNMPSYGENGLGWSDRDLHAILTYTRQAWDNDAPPVTEETVAAVRAEIAGKNGAWSAAELLSAHPME, from the coding sequence ATGTCAAACGAAGATCATAGGCGTTCCAACGCAGAAGACATGCCCAATTCCGGACCTTTCTCGGAAAAGGATACTGCTGCCTATGGAGATGACACGATTCACCGTATTCATCAGCAATTGGCTCGTGAAAAAGAAGAGCCAACTGAGGGCTTTTCGCCCGTACCCATTTTCTTGCTGTTCCTATTCGGTGGTTTGGTTTTCTGGGCTGGTATTTACCTTGCAAATGGTTCGGGTAATTTCCTCCCAGGTGCATTCACTCCTGATTTCAAAGTTGGTGATACCAATAAGACTGCCGTTGCTTTTGATCCGCTCAAGAGGGGTGAGCGATTGTATAAAAACAATTGCGCTGCTTGCCACCAAGCCAATGGTCAAGGTGTAGCAGGTGCATTTCCTCCTCTGGCGAATTCTGCATGGGTGACTGGTGATGAAAGTCGTTTCACAAAAATTCTTCTCCGTGGCTTACAAGGCCCTATCGTCGTTAACGGAGAGGAGTATAACGGAAATATGCCATCCTATGGCGAAAATGGCTTAGGTTGGAGTGACCGTGATCTACACGCGATATTAACTTACACTCGTCAGGCATGGGACAACGATGCGCCTCCTGTGACTGAGGAAACGGTAGCGGCTGTTCGGGCTGAGATTGCAGGCAAAAACGGTGCATGGTCCGCTGCTGAGCTTCTCTCCGCCCATCCAATGGAGTAA
- a CDS encoding ThuA domain-containing protein, whose protein sequence is MALLVSSNIANAHGFDVLVFTKTAGSTHASIPDGVTAIQELGVSHDFSTTVTDDAATFIAALPTHNVVVFLNTTGDVFNSSQEAAFQSWYQSGRGYVGIHAASDTEHDWAWYQSLVGAEFTSHSAVVEAEVKFLDQVHPITNITNPATSQRVETWLTTDEWYNFTSSPRGDVHVLAIVDEDTYIGGSHGGDHPIAWCQEFDNGRSAYLAMGHTSESYSDPIFRDLIVNAIEWAAGELGGDSMATIDSNYQVQTLDSFSNPMAIDIDDNGNVYVVERNSGALKKYDITTSQTATLDTISVYSGGEFGMLGIALAPDFLTSNHLYLFYTLPQAGGNVRLSRYTLTGSGLTDERVILEYPVLRPDTVSGNGHHQGGCLRFDNDGNLLLSTGDNTDASGYAPRNNSRPIKDARKASPNTNDLRGGIIRITPNVGGGPAAHPNYTIPPGNLFPATTSTERAEIYVMGARNPFRFCIDPHTNWLYFGDVGPDANNDGTGSFQGPAGHDEFNQVREAGNYGWPYYIGFNRAYRDGSGNEWNQTTIAADLTSYFASNGITAETTLPSPQPAWITYTYFNHLGFPEIRKTAEGVREGRAAMAGAVYQWKPGAGANAFPRYHDKTVFLFDFARNLIAEAKTDSDGNLFDLKRFLPGLGMSGPLDMMFGPDGRLYYIDLYSGNLRRISYSVGNLQPTAVASSNIDSGSLPLTVQFSSSGSVDQEDGITLSYLWDFGDGSPNSTAANPTYEYTTAGTYNVQLTVTDSDGLSATANLTISAGNSAPSIAFTTPPNNSFYDWGDMVSFDITVTDPEDGSSTGGQITDSDVLYEGSLGHIAHQHNEKQFNSLGDTVEIERDPGHGFDDDLYYVFDAYYTDQGATGVDPIQAQATSVLLPKLLMAQFFDNSQGVTIQATADLLGGVEDVAGVDNGDWIMFEALNLYRINAIRLRAASTNGCQVEVRTGSPTGTLLGTINVAATGGNDNYQDFTVSVTDPSVAVDLYFVFVNASQPTDIVRLNWIGFRGQGVTTTPERPEMTAANVIGNNLINLRFNQTMDYATLMNPANYQIDGSATVNSVSVTADQLSATLQTSGLVSGNYFQLTVSNCEDLAGDAISDTEITLLHHALQEEFFLGINSGGSYYVDVDGKAWLGEVTGSDSDLLINADFNDSSPSNHTGAAVIGNSGDDWNYVEFNSGWTSVTATNLQNASGTTTSVSMNLSSYNSSGAVLASTVFEQPNVPSDDLATSIQQLTRDYPYLFNTNASGSQSSNAGAYWTLEFMGLETNGLYNLYLISSGDAPTQGARFTLDGVTKSTINTTLNRTTPVAGEDYVLYENVDAGADGTIQVRVQNNLAGNHTFNLAGFQLQAIGPNTAPVVYYDSSNTYSTSDSVANTSDDTLYQTERWKDGDLEYSIPIDSGTYDVTLKFAEIFHTSNGTRTLNVQVEGGSNVFSPDLDIHAQVGHDAAWDYVINDVTVTDGFLNILFTQSSDNPKVAAIGIERPPLSSIPSPSFAAFMGDNFSHPVSIEQDDENDGISLLLEYALGALPTNSDSSDTLPALLDGVGSDFDFTFDRPIGLPDVSYNVYASVDLNLWVPLVITPVTSSSDPGMETVTYQNLEAAAANAGLEVGDGRYFFRLDVRLTEVTE, encoded by the coding sequence ATGGCTTTACTCGTGTCCAGCAACATTGCCAATGCACATGGATTCGATGTCCTCGTATTTACAAAAACCGCTGGCTCCACCCATGCCTCGATTCCAGATGGAGTAACTGCGATTCAAGAACTTGGTGTCAGCCATGATTTCTCAACAACCGTTACCGATGATGCCGCCACTTTCATCGCTGCACTTCCAACCCACAATGTCGTTGTATTTCTGAATACGACGGGAGATGTCTTCAATTCCTCTCAAGAGGCAGCTTTTCAAAGCTGGTATCAGAGTGGTCGGGGTTATGTGGGAATCCATGCAGCCTCAGACACAGAACATGACTGGGCATGGTATCAAAGCCTTGTGGGAGCTGAATTCACCAGTCACTCAGCAGTGGTTGAAGCTGAAGTAAAGTTCCTCGACCAAGTCCACCCCATTACCAATATTACCAATCCGGCCACCTCACAACGGGTCGAAACATGGCTGACAACAGATGAATGGTATAACTTCACCAGTAGCCCAAGAGGCGATGTTCATGTATTGGCAATCGTAGATGAAGACACCTACATAGGCGGGAGCCATGGAGGCGACCATCCGATAGCATGGTGTCAGGAGTTTGACAATGGGCGTTCCGCCTATCTCGCTATGGGTCACACAAGTGAGAGCTACTCAGATCCGATCTTCCGCGACTTGATTGTAAACGCTATAGAATGGGCTGCAGGCGAACTGGGTGGCGACAGTATGGCGACTATTGATTCAAACTATCAAGTTCAGACACTCGATAGCTTCAGCAACCCGATGGCTATAGATATCGACGACAATGGAAATGTTTATGTAGTCGAGCGAAACAGTGGTGCCTTGAAAAAGTATGACATAACGACCAGCCAAACGGCAACACTGGACACCATTTCAGTCTACTCAGGTGGCGAATTCGGCATGCTCGGTATTGCCTTGGCACCTGATTTTCTGACCAGCAATCACCTCTATCTTTTTTACACGCTCCCACAAGCTGGCGGCAATGTAAGACTTTCCCGTTATACTTTAACGGGGTCAGGCCTGACAGATGAACGCGTAATTCTTGAATACCCTGTTCTTCGGCCCGACACCGTATCAGGAAATGGCCACCACCAAGGAGGATGTCTGCGATTTGATAATGATGGCAACCTCCTGCTGAGTACTGGGGACAACACAGACGCAAGCGGCTATGCACCAAGAAATAACAGTCGGCCGATTAAGGATGCACGTAAGGCATCCCCAAATACAAATGACCTAAGAGGCGGTATTATTCGCATTACTCCAAACGTAGGTGGCGGCCCGGCAGCACACCCGAATTACACCATTCCGCCAGGCAATCTATTCCCCGCGACAACATCAACCGAGAGAGCTGAAATTTACGTCATGGGTGCACGTAATCCGTTCCGCTTCTGCATAGACCCACACACCAACTGGTTGTATTTTGGAGACGTTGGCCCGGATGCCAACAATGATGGTACAGGAAGTTTCCAAGGACCAGCTGGCCACGACGAATTCAACCAGGTGCGGGAAGCCGGTAACTACGGATGGCCGTATTACATCGGTTTCAATCGAGCCTACAGGGATGGCTCTGGTAATGAATGGAACCAGACAACGATCGCAGCCGATTTGACATCCTATTTCGCAAGCAACGGAATAACTGCGGAGACAACACTTCCCTCACCTCAACCCGCGTGGATTACTTATACTTACTTCAATCACCTGGGCTTTCCGGAAATACGAAAAACCGCTGAAGGCGTAAGAGAAGGCCGCGCTGCAATGGCGGGAGCCGTTTATCAATGGAAACCGGGAGCTGGTGCAAATGCATTCCCCCGTTACCATGACAAAACTGTTTTTCTCTTCGACTTTGCACGCAATCTGATAGCAGAAGCTAAAACCGATTCGGATGGTAATCTTTTTGATCTGAAACGCTTTCTGCCAGGCCTCGGCATGTCAGGGCCGCTTGACATGATGTTCGGGCCTGACGGTAGATTATATTACATAGACTTATATAGCGGAAATCTAAGACGTATCTCCTATTCGGTGGGCAATCTTCAACCCACAGCCGTTGCATCTTCCAATATAGACTCAGGATCGCTACCCCTTACGGTTCAATTCTCCAGCTCGGGCTCAGTGGATCAGGAAGACGGTATAACACTCTCCTATCTTTGGGATTTTGGCGATGGCTCTCCAAACTCTACAGCAGCAAATCCAACTTATGAGTACACAACGGCTGGCACCTACAATGTCCAGCTAACAGTAACTGATAGTGATGGTTTATCCGCAACGGCAAACCTGACCATATCTGCCGGAAACTCAGCACCTTCGATTGCTTTCACAACACCACCAAACAATTCTTTCTATGACTGGGGTGATATGGTTTCCTTTGACATCACAGTTACTGACCCTGAGGACGGTAGTAGCACGGGAGGTCAAATCACAGACTCGGATGTACTTTACGAGGGCTCACTCGGACATATTGCCCACCAGCATAACGAGAAACAGTTTAATTCCCTGGGTGATACGGTTGAGATCGAGCGTGATCCGGGACATGGTTTCGACGATGACCTTTACTACGTGTTTGATGCGTATTATACCGACCAGGGAGCAACCGGCGTTGATCCAATTCAAGCTCAAGCCACCTCAGTTCTCCTTCCGAAACTCTTGATGGCACAATTCTTTGACAACTCGCAGGGAGTGACCATTCAGGCAACAGCTGATTTACTTGGAGGCGTCGAAGATGTCGCTGGTGTCGACAACGGAGACTGGATCATGTTCGAAGCTCTCAACCTTTATCGCATCAATGCAATTCGATTGCGGGCAGCATCCACCAATGGCTGTCAAGTCGAGGTACGCACCGGTTCTCCTACAGGTACACTTCTTGGAACTATCAATGTAGCTGCCACAGGTGGAAATGACAATTATCAGGATTTCACCGTATCCGTAACTGATCCAAGCGTAGCGGTTGACCTCTACTTCGTTTTCGTGAACGCCTCACAACCTACCGATATCGTTCGGCTAAACTGGATCGGTTTCCGCGGACAAGGGGTCACTACAACACCTGAGCGACCAGAGATGACCGCAGCCAATGTGATCGGAAACAATCTGATCAATCTGCGTTTCAATCAAACAATGGATTATGCCACACTGATGAATCCAGCCAACTATCAAATCGACGGTAGTGCTACCGTAAACAGTGTATCTGTAACTGCGGATCAGCTCTCAGCTACTTTGCAAACGTCCGGCCTTGTATCAGGGAATTACTTTCAACTGACTGTCTCCAACTGTGAAGACCTGGCCGGTGATGCCATTTCTGATACTGAAATCACTCTTTTACACCATGCACTGCAGGAAGAGTTCTTTCTCGGAATCAATAGTGGAGGAAGCTACTATGTTGACGTTGATGGCAAAGCTTGGCTTGGCGAAGTTACCGGTTCTGACAGTGACTTACTGATCAATGCTGATTTCAATGACAGCTCTCCAAGTAATCACACAGGAGCTGCAGTGATTGGTAATTCCGGCGATGATTGGAATTATGTTGAATTTAATAGCGGGTGGACATCCGTTACTGCCACAAATCTACAGAATGCAAGCGGAACGACGACAAGTGTGTCAATGAACCTGTCGAGTTATAATAGCTCTGGGGCGGTATTAGCATCAACTGTATTCGAACAACCGAATGTCCCCAGTGATGATCTTGCCACATCCATTCAGCAGTTAACAAGGGACTACCCTTACCTTTTTAACACGAATGCTTCCGGTTCACAAAGCAGCAATGCTGGAGCTTATTGGACTCTCGAATTCATGGGACTTGAAACCAATGGCCTCTATAATCTCTATCTGATAAGTTCTGGTGATGCGCCAACACAGGGAGCTCGCTTTACTTTGGATGGCGTGACTAAATCGACCATCAACACGACACTCAATCGGACGACCCCAGTGGCCGGTGAGGATTATGTGCTCTATGAGAACGTAGATGCCGGAGCAGATGGAACCATTCAAGTAAGAGTTCAAAATAACCTGGCAGGAAATCATACATTCAATCTTGCAGGCTTTCAACTACAGGCAATCGGCCCCAACACAGCACCTGTTGTATACTACGATTCAAGTAACACCTACTCGACCAGTGATTCTGTTGCCAATACAAGTGACGATACACTTTACCAAACCGAACGCTGGAAAGATGGTGATTTGGAATACTCAATTCCAATCGACAGTGGGACCTATGATGTGACTTTGAAATTTGCTGAAATCTTCCACACCAGCAACGGCACACGAACATTAAACGTTCAAGTCGAAGGTGGAAGCAATGTCTTCTCACCTGATCTGGATATCCACGCCCAGGTAGGACATGACGCCGCATGGGATTATGTGATCAATGACGTCACAGTGACGGACGGCTTTTTGAATATACTTTTCACCCAATCCAGTGACAATCCGAAGGTGGCTGCGATTGGTATAGAACGTCCTCCGCTGAGCTCAATCCCCAGCCCTTCCTTTGCAGCTTTCATGGGTGACAACTTTAGCCACCCTGTGAGCATCGAACAGGATGATGAAAACGATGGTATAAGTCTTTTGCTGGAATACGCTCTCGGAGCCCTTCCAACGAACTCGGATTCCAGTGACACACTACCTGCGCTATTAGACGGTGTGGGAAGTGATTTCGATTTCACATTCGACCGGCCTATTGGCTTACCGGATGTTAGTTACAATGTTTATGCGTCAGTGGATTTGAACCTGTGGGTTCCACTCGTCATTACGCCAGTAACCAGTTCATCTGATCCCGGAATGGAAACAGTGACCTATCAAAATCTTGAAGCTGCTGCCGCAAATGCAGGATTAGAAGTCGGAGACGGTCGCTACTTCTTCCGCCTGGATGTTCGCCTGACTGAAGTCACCGAATAG
- a CDS encoding cbb3-type cytochrome c oxidase subunit I: protein MSPLLSFFTSIDPKAKPGIPVKVQLSEIDRSLKVPTLLFLIFAVIWLQIGSFFAIVSSIKMHNPEFLANWEWLTFGRARSAHLNAMAFGWANQAIFAVAIWIMARLCKTAVRHGGLLVIAGIFWNIGVAVGVIGILTGGLTSVEWLEMPPQVAPILAFSYVLIAVWGIIAFRFRQLGHVYVSQWYILGALFWFPWLYVVAQIMILWEPARGTVQAITNWWFAHNVLGLWFTPVGLAAIYYFLPKVLGRPIHSYYLSVLGFWSLALFYNWAGIHHLIGGPIPVWLISAGIVASVMMVIPVIVTAINHHMTAVGNARAVWASPTLRFIVFGAMSYTLVSLLGSAMALRDVNVVTHFTQFTVGHAHHGVYAFFTMVMFGSIYFMMPRMLNREWPSAGLIKVHFWCAAIGIGIMLVGLHVGGWIQGEQMIALDAEGNPKYTFLEIVKNLVPWLFSRSVSGMLLSIGHIAFLVHFFWMLAGPKISQYKDGPTLLARLNKEEGA from the coding sequence GTGAGTCCACTTCTTTCATTTTTCACCTCCATTGATCCCAAGGCCAAGCCTGGGATCCCTGTGAAGGTGCAGTTGAGTGAGATCGATCGTTCACTCAAGGTGCCGACTCTGCTCTTTTTGATCTTTGCGGTTATCTGGCTGCAGATTGGTTCTTTCTTTGCCATCGTTTCCTCGATCAAGATGCACAATCCCGAATTCCTTGCGAATTGGGAATGGCTGACATTCGGCCGTGCTCGTTCGGCTCACCTCAATGCAATGGCCTTTGGATGGGCGAATCAGGCGATTTTTGCTGTGGCGATTTGGATCATGGCACGACTCTGCAAAACTGCTGTTCGACATGGAGGTTTGTTGGTCATAGCCGGGATCTTCTGGAACATCGGTGTGGCTGTTGGCGTGATCGGTATTTTGACCGGTGGATTGACTTCGGTTGAGTGGCTGGAAATGCCTCCGCAGGTTGCTCCCATTTTGGCATTCTCTTATGTGCTGATTGCTGTCTGGGGTATTATTGCATTTCGCTTCCGTCAGCTGGGACACGTTTATGTTTCGCAGTGGTATATACTCGGAGCGCTTTTCTGGTTCCCATGGTTATACGTTGTTGCACAGATCATGATCCTCTGGGAGCCGGCCCGTGGAACGGTTCAAGCGATTACTAACTGGTGGTTTGCTCATAATGTCCTCGGTCTCTGGTTCACGCCAGTAGGTTTGGCTGCGATTTATTACTTTTTGCCCAAAGTTTTGGGTCGTCCAATTCACAGTTATTATCTCTCGGTTCTCGGTTTTTGGTCATTGGCCTTATTTTATAATTGGGCGGGTATCCACCACCTCATCGGTGGTCCGATTCCAGTCTGGCTCATTTCCGCAGGGATTGTTGCCAGTGTCATGATGGTTATTCCTGTTATCGTCACCGCGATTAATCACCATATGACTGCGGTTGGTAATGCACGAGCTGTTTGGGCTAGTCCGACTTTGCGTTTTATCGTCTTCGGAGCAATGTCTTACACGCTGGTCAGTTTGCTTGGTTCAGCGATGGCATTGCGTGATGTTAATGTGGTGACGCACTTCACACAATTCACAGTCGGTCATGCACACCACGGTGTCTATGCCTTCTTTACGATGGTCATGTTTGGTAGTATCTACTTCATGATGCCGCGTATGTTGAATCGTGAATGGCCCTCTGCCGGTTTGATCAAAGTACACTTCTGGTGTGCGGCGATTGGCATTGGCATCATGTTGGTTGGTTTACATGTCGGTGGCTGGATACAGGGCGAACAGATGATTGCTTTGGATGCGGAAGGTAATCCGAAATACACATTCCTGGAGATTGTTAAGAATCTGGTTCCCTGGCTCTTTTCACGCTCAGTTTCAGGAATGCTGTTATCGATTGGTCACATTGCTTTCCTAGTACACTTCTTCTGGATGTTGGCAGGTCCAAAGATCAGCCAGTACAAAGATGGTCCGACTTTGCTTGCACGTTTGAACAAGGAGGAAGGCGCTTAA